In the Paenibacillus sp. FSL H7-0357 genome, one interval contains:
- a CDS encoding potassium channel family protein produces the protein MKPQQFVVIGLGRFGSSLALELMAMGYEVLGIDHQEDRVEEMSGRLTHAVMADATDEGIMRSLGVRNFDCGIVAIGDNMERSILAAILLKELGVKQVVGKAITILHGRALSKLGVDRVIFPERDMGVRVAHQLVTPNLLDYIEISKDYKIVELTVPSCMNGKSLSELNTRARYGCSIIALNREDGIIVAPTAHDHVNEGDIMVVIGSNQSIEEFEDEAVNAD, from the coding sequence ATGAAACCACAGCAGTTTGTCGTAATCGGTCTCGGCCGTTTTGGCTCAAGCCTTGCGCTTGAACTGATGGCCATGGGCTATGAGGTGCTTGGGATTGACCATCAGGAGGACCGGGTTGAAGAGATGAGCGGCCGGCTGACTCATGCTGTAATGGCGGATGCTACAGATGAAGGAATTATGCGTTCGCTGGGGGTGCGTAATTTTGACTGCGGTATTGTGGCAATTGGAGATAACATGGAGCGCAGCATACTGGCGGCGATCCTGCTCAAGGAGCTTGGTGTAAAGCAGGTGGTTGGCAAGGCGATAACAATTCTTCACGGGCGGGCGTTGTCCAAGCTGGGGGTCGACCGGGTTATTTTCCCCGAGCGGGATATGGGTGTCCGTGTGGCGCATCAGCTGGTGACGCCCAATCTTCTGGACTATATCGAAATCTCCAAGGATTATAAAATTGTCGAGCTGACCGTGCCTTCCTGCATGAACGGCAAAAGCCTCTCGGAGCTGAACACCCGGGCCAGATACGGCTGCAGCATCATTGCCCTGAACCGTGAGGACGGGATCATCGTCGCTCCTACCGCGCATGATCATGTGAATGAGGGTGATATTATGGTGGTCATTGGCTCCAATCAGAGTATTGAAGAGTTCGAGGACGAAGCTGTAAATGCGGATTAG
- a CDS encoding TrkH family potassium uptake protein, giving the protein MASPFPKISGFRFLKLSPPQILVLGFAAVILIGTLLLMLPISSASGHSLRFIDALFTATSATCVTGLVVVDTGTYFSVFGQITILVLIQIGGLGFMTMATLFALLLKRKISLRDRLILQEAMNQSSMEGIVRLIRKVLLYSLIIEASCAALLALRWAVDMPFGRALYYGIFHAVSMFNNAGFDIFGGYRSLTGYVNDPTVNIIVMFLIVSGGIGFIVMSDLMDYRKSRRLLLHTKVVLSMTAVLILIGTVVIFVFEFTNSRTLGPLNLGGKLWASFFQSVTPRTAGANTVDIAGLRQASQFFIVILMFIGASPGSTGGGIKTTTFTLMIGAVVSMLRGRDDIVLFRYRLAQERVFKALTITLLALLLIVSVSMVLSTTEGRPFLMILFETTSAFATVGLSMGLTPELTEVGKILICLTMFAGRLGLLTLAYALGPKQGKALYKYPEGKMIIG; this is encoded by the coding sequence TTGGCTTCACCGTTTCCCAAAATTTCCGGATTCAGATTCTTGAAGCTTTCCCCGCCTCAAATACTGGTGTTAGGCTTTGCAGCTGTCATTCTGATCGGCACCCTGCTTCTGATGCTGCCCATTTCAAGTGCATCAGGTCACTCGCTAAGGTTCATTGATGCACTGTTCACCGCAACGTCGGCTACCTGCGTGACCGGACTTGTTGTGGTAGACACGGGGACCTATTTCAGCGTTTTTGGACAAATTACCATACTGGTGCTGATTCAAATTGGCGGCCTCGGATTCATGACGATGGCGACCTTATTCGCACTCTTACTGAAACGCAAAATTTCGCTGCGCGACCGGCTTATTCTTCAGGAAGCCATGAATCAGAGCTCGATGGAGGGCATTGTCCGGCTGATCCGCAAGGTGCTGCTCTATTCACTGATTATTGAGGCGAGTTGTGCGGCCCTGCTAGCGCTGCGTTGGGCGGTGGATATGCCTTTTGGCCGTGCGTTGTATTATGGCATCTTTCATGCTGTCTCGATGTTCAACAATGCCGGGTTTGATATCTTTGGCGGCTACCGCAGCCTGACCGGATACGTCAATGATCCCACTGTGAATATTATCGTCATGTTCCTTATTGTTTCCGGCGGTATCGGGTTTATTGTCATGTCGGATCTGATGGATTACCGTAAGAGCCGCAGGCTGCTGCTGCACACCAAGGTTGTCCTGTCGATGACGGCGGTGCTGATTCTGATTGGAACAGTAGTCATTTTTGTTTTTGAGTTCACCAACTCACGCACGCTGGGTCCGCTGAACCTTGGCGGCAAACTTTGGGCCTCCTTCTTTCAATCGGTAACGCCGCGTACCGCCGGTGCCAATACGGTGGATATCGCCGGGTTGCGCCAGGCTTCGCAGTTTTTCATCGTAATTCTGATGTTTATCGGGGCTTCCCCGGGCTCGACTGGCGGCGGGATTAAGACAACAACGTTCACACTGATGATCGGGGCGGTAGTTTCGATGCTGCGCGGACGTGATGATATTGTGCTGTTCCGCTACCGGTTGGCGCAGGAGCGTGTGTTCAAGGCGCTGACAATTACGCTGCTTGCTCTACTGCTGATTGTTTCCGTATCGATGGTGTTGTCCACCACGGAAGGACGCCCCTTCCTGATGATTCTGTTCGAAACGACCTCGGCCTTCGCCACTGTGGGCCTCAGCATGGGATTGACACCGGAATTAACGGAAGTCGGCAAGATTCTGATCTGCCTGACCATGTTCGCCGGAAGGCTGGGTCTGCTGACCCTGGCGTATGCGCTTGGCCCGAAACAGGGTAAAGCATTGTATAAGTATCCGGAAGGCAAAATGATAATTGGATAA
- a CDS encoding GntR family transcriptional regulator, translated as MDPSIELLPEQFQINPSLPIYEQFVEAIQGRIVSGLIPPGSRLPSVRELAAGRGVNPTTAARTYQELERMGLIVTYRGQGTFVTREEDVIGEARKTIMRKAIREFKAVAGTLGISAEQMLNFDKEDSNASES; from the coding sequence ATGGACCCATCTATTGAGCTTTTGCCGGAGCAATTCCAAATCAACCCCTCGCTTCCGATTTACGAGCAATTTGTCGAAGCCATACAGGGACGGATTGTCAGCGGCCTTATCCCCCCCGGCTCGCGTCTGCCCTCGGTCAGAGAGCTGGCCGCCGGACGGGGGGTTAATCCGACTACCGCCGCCAGAACCTATCAGGAGCTGGAGAGGATGGGGCTGATTGTCACCTACCGCGGCCAAGGCACTTTTGTTACCCGCGAGGAAGACGTCATCGGCGAGGCGCGCAAAACCATTATGCGCAAGGCAATCCGGGAGTTCAAGGCTGTTGCCGGGACGCTCGGCATCTCTGCTGAACAAATGTTGAATTTCGATAAGGAGGATTCAAATGCCAGTGAATCATAA
- a CDS encoding ATP-binding cassette domain-containing protein, whose protein sequence is MPVNHNKDAGLSAKAPAVECNNLKLKVKKKIILDGISFQIPQGSLTGLLGPNGAGKSSLLRIISGLTAADSGSAHIFGKPAGVQRLGELSMLPDRSNLPGWLTVREWLGFAGGIYPDWDEAKAQELLRELSVSPESQISAMSRGEEARLQLLTCLSRQAPLVILDEPFTGVDLISRERIASAVVGELADGARTFLIATHDIREMELLFDRLILIGEGQIQSIEDVELLRQSGKSVESRYREVFA, encoded by the coding sequence ATGCCAGTGAATCATAATAAGGATGCCGGGTTGTCAGCGAAAGCTCCGGCAGTAGAATGCAATAATTTAAAACTTAAGGTAAAGAAGAAAATAATACTGGACGGAATCAGCTTTCAAATTCCCCAAGGCAGCTTAACGGGCCTTCTGGGGCCTAACGGAGCAGGCAAATCCTCTCTGCTTCGCATCATATCCGGGCTTACGGCAGCAGATTCCGGCTCGGCTCACATCTTCGGAAAACCCGCAGGTGTTCAGCGCCTTGGCGAACTGTCCATGCTGCCGGACCGCAGCAATCTGCCCGGCTGGCTGACCGTCCGGGAGTGGCTCGGCTTTGCCGGAGGCATCTACCCGGACTGGGATGAGGCGAAAGCACAGGAACTGCTCCGTGAGCTTTCGGTCTCACCGGAATCGCAGATATCCGCGATGTCCCGGGGCGAGGAAGCCAGGCTGCAGCTGCTGACCTGTCTGTCGCGCCAGGCACCGCTGGTTATACTCGACGAGCCGTTCACCGGAGTGGATCTAATCTCCAGAGAACGGATCGCTTCGGCGGTCGTGGGTGAGCTGGCGGACGGAGCCCGTACCTTCTTGATCGCAACCCATGATATCCGCGAGATGGAGCTGCTGTTTGACCGGTTGATCCTGATCGGTGAAGGCCAAATCCAGAGCATCGAAGACGTCGAATTGCTCCGCCAGTCCGGCAAATCGGTAGAATCTCGATACAGGGAAGTGTTCGCATGA
- a CDS encoding CPBP family intramembrane glutamic endopeptidase: MNSVGQPLQQRPLSIKLIVAGILGLIVFIMFQVAPQLLSGTNGEDTTVISKNEARSHAAAFAAQQLSHTETANDHWTVVYQTDSDFYGYMSREKLLQDYSKNKLDQRYPFDVYHAVLQASGEKDAQLTVDLNMYTGEVVAFARGASIKSEDGSSYGSAPAAARANSDSSLSLDKKEELARPWLKRWGVNPAKLQIEAGTNEYGLVYTDHSVKVGETLLRYNFNFQDGEVSYFRAGFSAPSWHTSYVEDQTSLAQTLTRFGYGLPTLALGILALIYSILRRGHTSFVRGIFLSLAHFVIMMVSTYNMLPESGSDSPEARITSAILFVIYALYSLLMSSLLYFSLVGGNGLWRKEEGLNPWPRAKEPGYGKYVLDSMRTGYIWAFILLGVQTIMFIILSLTLHNWSTTDASQSPYNMRYAWLLPIVAWLAGLSEEAVYRLFGIRMLKKIVRNTFIASLITTLIWAFGHTLYPIYPISSRPIELTVIGLLFSYIFLRYGFIAVMFSHVVFDSILMGATLIFMKESVNIGAGIVTLILPFVVGYIVYRFNPPNKPGQPKPREPEESLQPAGNLN; this comes from the coding sequence ATGAATTCCGTCGGCCAGCCCTTACAGCAGCGGCCTCTTTCCATCAAACTTATCGTAGCGGGCATTCTGGGTCTTATCGTATTTATTATGTTCCAGGTAGCTCCCCAGCTCCTTTCGGGTACCAATGGAGAAGACACCACCGTCATCAGCAAGAACGAAGCCCGTTCACATGCTGCCGCATTCGCAGCCCAGCAGCTTAGCCATACGGAGACAGCAAATGATCATTGGACCGTCGTTTATCAGACTGATTCGGACTTCTACGGATATATGTCCCGGGAGAAGCTCCTGCAGGACTACTCCAAAAACAAGCTGGATCAGCGTTATCCCTTTGACGTCTATCATGCTGTGCTTCAGGCATCCGGAGAAAAAGACGCCCAGCTCACCGTTGATCTCAATATGTACACTGGAGAGGTTGTGGCCTTTGCCCGCGGTGCCAGCATCAAATCCGAGGACGGATCCAGTTATGGAAGCGCTCCGGCTGCTGCCCGTGCAAACAGTGATTCCTCGCTTTCTCTGGATAAGAAGGAGGAGCTCGCCCGCCCGTGGCTCAAGCGATGGGGAGTAAATCCCGCCAAGCTGCAGATCGAAGCCGGCACAAATGAATACGGGCTTGTCTATACAGACCATTCGGTCAAAGTCGGAGAAACTCTGCTGCGTTATAACTTTAATTTCCAGGATGGTGAGGTTTCTTACTTCCGGGCCGGATTTTCTGCTCCCTCCTGGCATACTTCGTACGTAGAGGACCAGACCTCGCTGGCCCAAACGCTGACGCGCTTTGGCTACGGCCTGCCGACACTGGCTCTTGGCATTCTCGCCTTGATCTACAGCATTCTGAGAAGAGGCCATACTTCCTTTGTGCGCGGCATCTTCTTAAGTTTGGCCCATTTTGTAATCATGATGGTCAGCACTTACAATATGCTGCCGGAATCCGGCAGTGACAGCCCTGAAGCCCGGATAACCTCTGCCATCTTGTTTGTCATTTACGCCTTGTACAGCCTGCTGATGTCCTCCCTGCTCTACTTCTCGCTCGTTGGAGGCAACGGCTTATGGCGCAAGGAGGAAGGCCTGAATCCCTGGCCCCGCGCCAAGGAGCCGGGATACGGCAAATATGTGCTCGACAGCATGCGCACCGGTTATATCTGGGCCTTTATCCTGCTTGGTGTGCAGACAATTATGTTCATCATCTTGTCGCTCACGCTGCATAACTGGTCCACCACGGACGCCAGCCAATCTCCCTACAATATGAGATATGCCTGGCTGCTGCCGATCGTCGCTTGGCTTGCCGGCCTGTCCGAAGAAGCCGTCTACCGCCTATTCGGTATCCGGATGCTCAAAAAAATCGTCCGCAACACCTTCATCGCCTCGCTGATCACGACGCTCATTTGGGCTTTCGGCCATACACTGTATCCGATTTACCCGATCAGCTCGCGTCCGATCGAGCTGACTGTGATCGGGCTGCTGTTCAGCTATATTTTCCTGCGCTACGGCTTTATCGCCGTCATGTTCAGCCATGTCGTGTTCGACAGCATTCTGATGGGAGCCACGCTGATCTTCATGAAGGAGAGCGTAAATATAGGTGCCGGAATCGTGACACTCATCCTGCCATTCGTGGTCGGTTACATCGTGTACCGGTTCAACCCGCCGAACAAGCCGGGTCAGCCGAAACCACGGGAACCCGAAGAATCGCTTCAGCCTGCTGGCAACTTAAATTAA
- a CDS encoding sensor domain-containing diguanylate cyclase encodes MFTVRRAGLCPSKKISLTWLLTGLVTLVVLLTSSILLIGSYESKKQSLIETTLQLNYSSAERMSKTMDSLFLSMRNSLKYNAGVLSDFDAMTPKQVDNHLELMRNSSNFFNSISLVDVDGVIRNVVPAKVGTAGKLLTSKAGQEALALQKPYLSSPYLTPNTKRLIVFMSQPVFSRNGTYLGILSGTLYLQEDNILSMIYGNNNVDEYGSYFYIVDSKGQRLYHPNKQFIGRDISTNKVVQKLMKGERGKERVINTIGIEVLAGYSSVPANGWGIAVVSPISIIHQELMGHLRIIIGYSFFPFLMLLMGFIFIAYKLARPFVHLANLVSRIGKENIVIPEVRSQWSREAELLTDAVLLAVTDIQKQTDQLTQEAATDALTGLMNRRSLKYQLDHWIDSGLPFSLIVLDVDRFKLVNDTYGHVTGDEVLKHVAGIIVSSLRPSDVCYRYGGEEFVILLAETRPAEAFNVAERVRLALEQSVAPIPTRLTVSQGVAHYPLHASEQEALLEMADQALYLAKKGGRNRTVIAEPND; translated from the coding sequence TTGTTTACAGTAAGAAGGGCCGGACTGTGTCCTAGTAAAAAAATCAGTCTCACATGGCTGCTTACGGGCCTGGTGACGCTGGTGGTTTTGCTAACCTCAAGCATTCTGCTGATTGGCTCTTACGAGTCCAAGAAACAATCTTTGATAGAGACGACACTCCAGCTGAATTACTCCAGCGCTGAACGAATGTCTAAGACGATGGATTCCTTATTCCTGTCCATGCGCAATAGCCTGAAATACAATGCTGGTGTACTCTCTGATTTTGATGCTATGACTCCGAAACAAGTGGATAATCATCTAGAACTGATGCGCAACAGCAGCAATTTCTTCAATTCCATCTCCTTAGTTGATGTCGACGGGGTGATCCGCAACGTAGTTCCTGCAAAAGTGGGAACGGCCGGCAAGCTTCTTACCTCCAAAGCCGGTCAGGAGGCTCTGGCGCTACAGAAACCATATCTCTCCTCCCCTTACCTAACCCCAAACACTAAGCGGTTAATCGTATTTATGAGTCAACCGGTTTTCAGCAGGAACGGAACATATCTCGGTATTTTGAGCGGGACGCTTTATCTGCAGGAGGACAATATCCTGTCTATGATTTATGGGAATAACAACGTGGACGAGTACGGTTCTTATTTTTATATTGTGGATTCCAAGGGGCAGCGGCTGTACCATCCAAACAAGCAGTTTATCGGGAGAGATATCAGCACCAACAAGGTTGTGCAGAAGCTCATGAAGGGAGAGCGCGGAAAAGAGCGAGTAATTAATACCATCGGCATTGAGGTGCTTGCGGGGTACTCCAGTGTTCCAGCCAATGGATGGGGGATTGCGGTCGTATCGCCGATTAGTATCATCCATCAAGAGCTGATGGGCCATCTCCGGATAATTATCGGGTATTCGTTCTTCCCGTTTCTTATGCTGCTGATGGGCTTTATTTTCATAGCATACAAGCTGGCCCGGCCGTTTGTGCATCTGGCAAATCTGGTGAGCAGGATAGGCAAGGAGAACATTGTAATTCCGGAAGTAAGGTCGCAATGGAGCCGTGAGGCAGAGTTGCTGACCGATGCCGTATTGCTTGCTGTAACGGATATTCAGAAACAGACGGATCAGCTTACTCAAGAGGCCGCGACGGATGCGCTGACGGGCTTAATGAACAGGAGGTCGCTTAAATATCAGCTGGATCATTGGATTGACTCCGGGCTGCCGTTTTCGCTCATTGTACTGGATGTAGACAGATTCAAACTCGTAAATGACACCTATGGCCATGTTACTGGTGACGAAGTACTGAAACACGTTGCCGGAATTATAGTATCCTCGCTTCGCCCAAGTGATGTCTGCTACCGCTACGGAGGTGAAGAGTTCGTCATTCTGCTGGCTGAAACAAGACCAGCGGAAGCTTTTAATGTAGCCGAAAGAGTCCGGCTGGCCCTTGAACAAAGCGTGGCTCCCATTCCAACACGGCTAACGGTCTCTCAAGGCGTAGCGCACTATCCTTTACATGCGTCAGAGCAAGAAGCGCTGCTGGAGATGGCGGATCAGGCGCTGTATCTGGCCAAGAAAGGGGGGAGAAACAGGACTGTGATTGCTGAGCCTAACGATTGA
- the uvrC gene encoding excinuclease ABC subunit UvrC — protein sequence MDYNDNIRNKLALLPDLPGCYLMKNEEGTIIYVGKAKVLKNRVRSYFTGSHNGKTQRLVANIVDFEYIVTSSNMEALILECNLIKKHMPRYNVLLKDDKTFPYLKITNEAHPRLEVTRRVIKDKAKYFGPYPNAYAAHQTKKLLDRMYPLRKCGVMPKEVCLYYHMGQCLAPCEKEVPKSAYEEITQNIAAFLGGGHEAVKKDLQQKMQEAAEELYFERAKELRDQIIHIDALMEKQKINTADTKDRDVFGYAVDKGWMCVQILYMRQGKMIQRHSSAFPFYGEAYSDFMSYVTQYYSDNPALPQEILLPDKLEESTDKPAQATASGDSGMTGAGAFTALVAEAASADEAAAETGQVTAQDMAEDAEEREAAAAEAAAAGTVDAAGGAAALQEWLNVKVLVPQRGLKKQMVGMACQNSRVALDEKFRLIERDEERTSGAALSLGQSLGLESLSRIEAFDNSNIQGTNPVSAMVVFIDGKPARKEYRKYKVRTVQGPDDYETMREVIRRRYERVLKEDLPQPDLIVVDGGKGQISSAIDILQNELGLYIPVCGLVKDDKHKTAQLLIGDSAEPVPLARDSQEFYLLQRIQDEVHRFAITFHREQRGKSMVTSKLDSIPGIGDKRRKLLLKHFGSLKKIKEASIEDFRPLSIGEKLAGQILEALKDEEPSV from the coding sequence ATGGACTATAACGATAATATCCGCAATAAGCTGGCACTGCTGCCCGACCTGCCCGGGTGCTATCTGATGAAGAATGAAGAAGGCACCATCATTTATGTGGGCAAGGCCAAAGTGCTGAAGAACCGCGTCCGCTCTTATTTTACAGGCAGCCATAATGGTAAAACCCAGCGGCTTGTCGCCAATATTGTTGATTTTGAATACATCGTGACCTCCAGCAATATGGAAGCGCTCATTCTGGAGTGTAACCTGATTAAGAAGCATATGCCGCGTTACAATGTGCTTTTGAAGGACGACAAGACGTTCCCGTATTTGAAAATAACGAATGAAGCTCATCCGCGGCTTGAGGTTACGCGCCGGGTGATTAAAGATAAAGCGAAATATTTCGGACCCTATCCGAATGCTTACGCAGCCCATCAGACAAAAAAGCTGCTGGACCGGATGTATCCGCTGCGCAAATGCGGAGTAATGCCGAAAGAGGTCTGTCTCTATTATCATATGGGCCAGTGCCTGGCACCTTGCGAGAAGGAAGTGCCCAAATCCGCCTACGAGGAAATCACACAGAATATTGCCGCTTTTCTCGGGGGCGGCCATGAAGCGGTTAAGAAGGATTTGCAGCAAAAGATGCAGGAAGCCGCAGAGGAGCTGTACTTCGAGCGGGCCAAGGAATTACGTGACCAGATCATCCACATCGATGCCCTGATGGAGAAGCAGAAGATTAACACTGCGGATACCAAGGACCGCGACGTCTTCGGCTATGCTGTGGATAAAGGCTGGATGTGTGTGCAGATTCTGTACATGCGGCAGGGTAAAATGATTCAGCGCCATTCGTCTGCTTTTCCGTTCTACGGAGAGGCTTACAGTGACTTCATGTCTTATGTGACGCAGTATTACAGCGACAATCCGGCGTTGCCGCAGGAGATCCTGCTGCCGGATAAGCTGGAGGAAAGTACGGATAAACCGGCTCAGGCCACGGCTTCCGGCGACAGTGGGATGACCGGTGCGGGTGCGTTCACAGCGCTTGTTGCCGAGGCGGCCTCCGCTGATGAAGCTGCGGCGGAGACTGGTCAGGTAACGGCGCAGGATATGGCAGAGGATGCAGAAGAGCGTGAAGCCGCAGCGGCGGAAGCTGCTGCAGCCGGCACCGTGGATGCGGCCGGAGGGGCGGCAGCCTTGCAGGAATGGTTGAACGTCAAGGTACTTGTGCCGCAGCGCGGGCTCAAGAAGCAGATGGTCGGCATGGCCTGCCAGAACAGCCGTGTGGCGCTCGACGAGAAGTTCCGTCTCATTGAACGGGACGAGGAACGGACCTCTGGAGCGGCCCTCAGCCTCGGCCAGAGCCTGGGTCTGGAATCGCTCAGCCGGATAGAAGCCTTCGATAACTCGAATATTCAGGGAACCAATCCGGTGTCGGCGATGGTCGTATTCATTGACGGCAAGCCTGCCCGGAAGGAATACCGCAAATACAAGGTCCGCACGGTCCAGGGGCCGGATGACTATGAAACGATGCGCGAGGTTATCCGGCGGCGTTATGAGCGGGTGCTGAAGGAAGATCTGCCGCAGCCTGATCTGATTGTGGTCGACGGCGGGAAGGGGCAGATCTCCTCGGCCATCGACATCCTGCAGAACGAGCTCGGTCTTTACATTCCCGTCTGCGGTCTGGTCAAGGATGACAAGCACAAAACCGCCCAGCTGCTGATCGGCGACTCTGCCGAGCCGGTGCCGCTGGCGCGCGACAGCCAGGAATTCTATCTGCTGCAGCGTATCCAGGATGAAGTCCACCGCTTCGCGATCACCTTCCACCGCGAGCAGCGCGGCAAGTCGATGGTCACCTCGAAGCTGGACTCCATTCCGGGCATCGGTGATAAGCGGCGGAAGCTGCTGCTGAAGCATTTCGGCTCACTCAAGAAAATTAAGGAGGCCTCGATTGAGGATTTCCGCCCCCTCTCCATTGGCGAAAAGCTGGCGGGGCAGATTCTTGAGGCGCTGAAGGACGAGGAACCGTCCGTGTAG
- the trxA gene encoding thioredoxin, producing MAIVNVSDQSFVGEVEGQGTVVVDFWAPWCGPCKMLAPILEELSTELGDSVKIAKLNVDENPETASRFGVMSIPTLIFFKDGQPVDKVVGLNSKDSLKNIVAKHQ from the coding sequence ATGGCTATCGTGAACGTGTCTGACCAATCCTTCGTCGGCGAAGTGGAAGGTCAAGGTACTGTTGTAGTAGATTTCTGGGCACCTTGGTGCGGCCCTTGCAAAATGCTTGCCCCTATTCTGGAGGAATTGTCCACCGAGCTGGGAGACAGCGTTAAAATTGCTAAATTGAATGTAGATGAGAATCCGGAAACGGCTTCCCGTTTTGGAGTAATGAGCATTCCTACGCTGATTTTCTTCAAAGACGGCCAACCCGTGGATAAAGTTGTAGGACTGAACTCCAAGGATTCCCTTAAGAATATCGTAGCTAAACATCAATAA
- a CDS encoding YqzM family protein — MDVNAKVRDPREHFNEEPRNDLGDLLAGFFGMTGFMTLVFFGMVIVKFILSE; from the coding sequence ATGGATGTCAATGCTAAGGTCCGGGACCCGCGGGAACACTTCAATGAGGAGCCCCGCAACGATTTAGGTGATTTATTGGCCGGTTTTTTTGGAATGACGGGATTTATGACGCTTGTTTTCTTCGGAATGGTAATCGTCAAATTCATTCTCTCCGAATAG
- the dnaI gene encoding primosomal protein DnaI: MESMGEVLRSMNNSALRQRSRDLEQNLLNHPLVKQLQAEHPELEESRLKVHLSRLYQYVEESRHCANCPGLEKCPNDFPGHYSKLTVETVNGSSDLYERKTACNLKVAQDNQDSIRKRIRSFYVDERVLNGGYDEMDIMGKDPRRASAVNKIFDYIERIKENGLTSQGIYLHGTFGTGKTFLMCYLLHELAVAGYSGVIVYMPDFIEDLKSIMLDGQKLKETVDTLKNCDLLIFDDIGAENLNPWARDHVLGAILNYRMNRKPTFYTSNYPLDGLEKHLSFTSKDGEELYKGQRLMDRIAPFVEVIPLHGENQRGTGR, translated from the coding sequence ATGGAGTCTATGGGCGAAGTGCTGCGTTCGATGAACAATTCCGCTCTGCGCCAGCGTTCGCGCGATCTTGAGCAGAATCTGCTGAACCATCCTTTGGTCAAGCAGCTGCAGGCTGAGCATCCGGAGCTGGAGGAGTCGCGGCTCAAGGTTCACTTGAGCCGGTTATATCAATATGTCGAGGAGAGCCGCCACTGTGCAAACTGTCCCGGCCTGGAGAAATGCCCGAATGATTTCCCCGGGCACTACAGCAAGCTTACAGTTGAGACCGTTAACGGCTCGTCGGATCTATATGAACGCAAGACAGCCTGCAATCTTAAGGTGGCGCAGGATAATCAGGACAGCATCCGCAAACGGATCCGCAGCTTCTATGTAGACGAACGTGTGCTGAACGGCGGTTATGACGAGATGGATATTATGGGCAAGGACCCGCGCAGGGCCTCAGCCGTGAATAAAATATTTGATTATATTGAAAGAATCAAAGAAAACGGACTTACTTCGCAGGGGATTTACCTGCACGGCACTTTCGGAACAGGCAAAACGTTCCTGATGTGTTACCTGCTCCATGAGCTGGCGGTTGCAGGGTATAGCGGTGTGATTGTGTACATGCCCGATTTTATCGAGGATCTGAAGTCGATCATGCTGGACGGCCAGAAATTGAAGGAAACCGTCGATACCCTGAAGAATTGCGATTTGCTTATCTTTGATGACATCGGTGCGGAGAACCTGAATCCGTGGGCCCGCGACCATGTGCTCGGAGCAATCCTCAACTACCGGATGAACCGTAAACCTACCTTCTATACCTCGAATTATCCGCTGGACGGTCTGGAGAAGCATCTGAGCTTCACCAGCAAGGACGGCGAAGAGCTCTACAAAGGCCAGCGGCTGATGGATCGTATCGCTCCGTTTGTCGAGGTTATTCCCCTGCACGGGGAGAATCAGCGCGGAACAGGCAGATAA